Proteins encoded in a region of the Pseudomonas shahriarae genome:
- a CDS encoding N-acetylmuramoyl-L-alanine amidase, which translates to MKFLVTALLFLTLAGCASGPRLDTSHPSVNFDHRIQFVVLHYTATNLQSSLALLTKGQVSSHYLIGDDARATIYKLVDEDKRSWHAGESEWMGRTWLNSSSIGIEIVNPGYRDTPTGRVWYPYSEAQVQSLVTLLKDISQRNRINPRFIIGHSDIAPGRKLDPGPLFPWKRLADEGLGIWPEAQAVARYQAEYAGQLPSITWFQEELARLGYATPQTGELDVATRRVLAAFQMRFRPALFDGTPDAQSAAILRALNHR; encoded by the coding sequence ATGAAATTTCTAGTTACTGCTCTGCTGTTCCTCACCCTCGCCGGTTGTGCGAGTGGCCCGCGGCTGGATACCAGCCACCCATCGGTGAACTTCGATCATCGTATCCAGTTCGTCGTCCTGCACTACACCGCTACCAACCTTCAAAGCTCGTTGGCGCTATTGACCAAAGGCCAGGTCAGCAGCCATTACCTGATTGGCGATGATGCCCGCGCAACCATCTATAAGCTGGTGGATGAAGACAAGCGCTCCTGGCACGCCGGAGAGAGCGAGTGGATGGGGCGTACCTGGCTCAACTCCAGCTCCATTGGCATCGAGATCGTCAATCCGGGTTATCGCGACACGCCAACAGGTCGGGTCTGGTATCCGTACTCCGAGGCGCAGGTCCAGTCCCTGGTGACCTTGCTCAAGGACATCAGCCAGCGCAACCGGATCAACCCGCGATTCATTATTGGTCATAGCGATATCGCGCCTGGCCGCAAACTCGATCCGGGTCCGTTGTTCCCCTGGAAGCGCCTGGCTGATGAAGGTCTGGGGATCTGGCCCGAGGCCCAGGCGGTTGCGCGGTATCAGGCCGAGTACGCCGGGCAGTTGCCGAGCATTACCTGGTTCCAGGAAGAGTTGGCACGCTTGGGGTATGCCACGCCGCAAACCGGTGAATTGGATGTGGCGACACGGCGTGTACTGGCCGCCTTCCAGATGCGCTTCCGGCCGGCGTTGTTCGACGGTACGCCGGATGCGCAAAGTGCAGCGATCCTGCGGGCACTGAACCACCGCTAA